The Deltaproteobacteria bacterium genome has a segment encoding these proteins:
- a CDS encoding sulfatase-like hydrolase/transferase produces GVWNNNLEADPDGPSHVRNIRDAGYHTALIGKTHLWQHGGPNTSVHTREKTEILERWGFKDIHELTGPLASILTDSPYTDYLQEKGLLEKHREYMMEYIQAMRKGEARPWEEPPCPLPSEDHLDSYTGRKAVEWIQNYRSSKPFYLQVLFPGPHDPFDSPAEYRAMYKPEDMPVEIMDWPQDPIPVYVDIVLKWSGLKDMTVEQKQILRTFYYAKITLIDEYIGRITKALEEKGLLDNTWIVYNSDHGEMLGDHRMSHKIVFYNGALRVPCIFRPPKGIQGWKSTALTDHIDIASSLMDIAGAKPLEGSDGRSLIQKIQAGPDDPQAQKGKDVIFSEVYGFSMVYNGRYKLTIQSETQKPVELFDLENDPNELKNLVDDSSREAVRQELLEKHLNYLVSRTDEKKYNVFKEGLNERKDSRGRGWAKGLSVFSE; encoded by the coding sequence CGGCGTATGGAACAACAATCTTGAAGCCGATCCTGACGGCCCCAGCCACGTGCGCAATATCCGTGACGCTGGTTATCACACCGCACTCATTGGCAAAACGCATCTGTGGCAGCATGGGGGACCTAACACTAGTGTACACACCAGAGAAAAAACAGAGATACTTGAAAGGTGGGGTTTTAAGGACATTCACGAACTGACCGGCCCTCTGGCCTCCATCCTAACCGATTCACCCTATACCGATTACCTACAGGAAAAGGGGCTGTTAGAGAAACATCGTGAGTACATGATGGAGTATATTCAAGCCATGAGGAAGGGCGAAGCCCGACCCTGGGAAGAACCGCCGTGTCCTCTGCCTTCAGAGGATCATCTGGACAGCTACACCGGCCGCAAGGCCGTGGAGTGGATACAAAATTACAGGAGTTCAAAGCCCTTTTATCTGCAGGTCTTGTTTCCAGGCCCTCATGATCCCTTTGATTCTCCGGCTGAATACAGGGCCATGTACAAACCTGAGGACATGCCTGTGGAAATCATGGACTGGCCCCAGGACCCCATACCGGTCTATGTTGATATAGTCCTGAAGTGGAGCGGGCTTAAAGATATGACCGTTGAGCAGAAGCAGATTCTCAGAACCTTTTATTATGCTAAGATCACCCTGATTGATGAATACATCGGCCGTATTACAAAGGCCCTGGAAGAGAAGGGTCTGCTGGATAACACCTGGATCGTTTATAACTCTGACCATGGCGAGATGCTGGGCGATCACAGAATGAGCCATAAGATCGTTTTTTATAACGGCGCGCTTCGTGTGCCATGCATCTTTCGCCCGCCTAAAGGCATCCAGGGCTGGAAGTCCACCGCACTGACAGATCATATTGACATAGCCTCTTCACTCATGGATATCGCCGGGGCCAAACCCCTGGAAGGAAGCGACGGCCGTTCCCTGATTCAAAAAATCCAGGCCGGACCGGACGATCCTCAGGCTCAAAAAGGAAAGGATGTTATTTTCAGTGAGGTCTATGGCTTTTCCATGGTCTATAATGGACGTTACAAGTTGACTATTCAGTCTGAAACACAGAAGCCTGTGGAGCTTTTTGACCTGGAAAACGACCCGAATGAACTCAAAAATCTGGTTGACGATTCTTCACGTGAGGCAGTGCGTCAGGAACTGTTGGAAAAACACCTGAACTATCTGGTAAGCCGCACGGATGAGAAAAAATACAACGTATTCAAGGAAGGTCTAAACGAACGCAAGGATAGCAGAGGGAGAGGCTGGGCCAAGGGATTGTCTGTTTTTTCTGAGTGA